From the genome of Torulaspora globosa chromosome 2, complete sequence, one region includes:
- a CDS encoding non-histone chromosomal protein 6 (ancestral locus Anc_3.333), which translates to MAAPRETKKRTTRRKKDPNAPKRALSAYMFFANENRDIVRAENPDVTFGQVGRILGEKWKALTPDEKSPYEAKAEADKKRYESEKELYNATRA; encoded by the coding sequence ATGGCAGCTCCAAGagagaccaagaagagaaccaccagaaggaagaaggaTCCAAATGCCCCCAAGAGGGCTCTGTCGGCGTACATGTTCTTTGCCAACGAAAACAGAGACATTGTGCGTGCAGAGAATCCAGACGTCACTTTTGGCCAGGTCGGTAGAATTCTTGGGGAAAAGTGGAAGGCGTTGACACCAGACGAAAAGAGCCCCTACGAGGCCAAGGCCGAAGCTGATAAGAAGAGATACGAGTCTGAAAAGGAGCTGTATAACGCCACCCGCGCTTGA
- the TAH18 gene encoding NAPDH-dependent diflavin reductase (ancestral locus Anc_3.329), whose amino-acid sequence MVKARISKRIAILYGSETGNAQDFAFILSHKLHRLHFAHTLSSLGDYNTLDILDCRHLFIICSTTGQGELPRNALEASHGNNRSSTLWSFLRRKDLPSDLLNHVSVSFLGLGDSSYPKFNYAIRKLHERIVNQLGAKEPYKRLEADEQCMLGSNKNTGAGIESVYFEFEKKALDNLCATYPTRKVNGEIIKREELPADVYLRPDSSLLIERDDNIQSNSVSFKGDEFVRVGSVERNQRITHAEHFQDVRQFIFKGAEAHEYGPGDTVSIFPCNTDQSVQQFLELQPHWKPVADKPLIFSDRAPSIEGGLVQPLTLRNLLKYHCDIMSIPRASFFKKVWTFATDMSRLERGLEQMNQQREKLQQFGADEDMQDLFDYCNRPRRSLLEVLQDFMSLRLPWEFALDFLPAIKPRYFSISSGPNCSSIELTVAIVRYKTILRKIRKGLCTDFIANLSPGDQLRYKIQNNHLFENEQLRDRPMILISPGVGIAPMMSLIRAEISNQIMLFFGNRFMEKDFLYKDLLQKWEETNRITLFSCFSRDRENSPEFKYVQDRLWAIGNTIARLLVEKDAIIYLCGSSGKMPTQVRITLLEILKKWGNFETDTAACDYLKLLEKNDRYLQETW is encoded by the coding sequence ATGGTCAAGGCCAGAATATCCAAGAGAATCGCTATACTGTATGGTTCGGAGACTGGAAATGCTCAAGATTTCGCTTTTATTTTGTCACATAAGTTACACAGGCTACATTTCGCACATACTTTGAGTTCTTTGGGGGATTACAATACATTGGATATCCTAGATTGCCGacatctcttcatcatctgctcCACTACTGGGCAAGGTGAGTTACCGCGTAATGCTTTGGAAGCTTCTCATGGGAACAACAGGAGCAGTACACTTTGGTCtttcttgagaagaaaagaccTTCCATCGGATCTACTAAACCACGTTAGCGTCTCATTTTTGGGACTAGGTGATTCGTCTTATCCGAAGTTCAATTATGCAATAAGGAAGCTTCATGAAAGAATCGTTAATCAACTCGGTGCGAAAGAACCCTACAAAAGACTAGAAGCCGATGAGCAATGTATGCTCGGCAGCAACAAGAACACCGGTGCCGGCATAGAGAGCGTTTATTTTgagtttgagaagaaagcgcTAGATAATCTGTGTGCAACCTATCCTACGAGGAAGGTCAATGGCGAAATCATCAAACGCGAAGAATTACCTGCCGATGTCTATCTCAGACCAGATTCATCATTGTTGATAGAACGGGACGACAATATACAGTCGAATTCTGTGTCTTTCAAGGGCGATGAATTTGTTAGAGTTGGATCTGtagaaagaaatcaaagaattACTCATGCTGAGCACTTCCAGGATGTAAGACAGTTTATTTTTAAAGGTGCTGAAGCCCATGAATATGGCCCAGGTGATACCGTAAGCATCTTTCCATGCAACACTGATCAATCTGTGCAGCAATTCTTGGAACTTCAACCGCATTGGAAACCAGTCGCAGATAAGCCTCTGATTTTCAGTGACAGGGCTCCCAGCATAGAGGGTGGATTGGTGCAACCTTTGACCTTACGGAATTTGCTCAAGTACCATTGTGACATTATGAGTATCCCAAGAGCCAGCTTTTTCAAGAAGGTCTGGACCTTTGCCACTGATATGAGTCGTTTGGAGCGGGGTCTTGAGCAAATGAACCAGCAGCGTgaaaagctgcagcagTTCGGAGCAGATGAGGATATGCAAGATCTCTTCGACTATTGCAATAGGCCCAGAAGATCCCTACTTGAAGTTCTACAAGATTTCATGTCCTTGAGATTGCCATGGGAATTTGCTCTGGACTTCCTTCCAGCGATCAAGCCGCGATACTTTTCCATATCTAGCGGACCAAACTGCAGCAGTATTGAGCTAACGGTCGCGATCGTAAGATACAAGACCATATTGAGAAAGATTAGGAAGGGACTTTGTACAGATTTTATTGCGAATCTATCGCCAGGAGATCAGCTTCGATACAAAATTCAAAATAATCATTTATTTGAGAACGAGCAACTACGTGACAGGCCAATGATATTAATAAGTCCTGGTGTTGGGATTGCGCCGATGATGTCTCTGATCAGAGCAGAAATCTCCAATCAAATTATGCTATTTTTTGGAAATAGATTTATGGAAAAGGACTTTCTTTACAAAGACCTCCTTCAGAAGTGGGAAGAAACAAATAGAATAACGCTGTTTAGCTGCTTTTCCAGAGATCGAGAAAATTCACCAGAATTCAAGTACGTCCAGGACCGTCTTTGGGCCATTGGTAATACTATCGCTAGGCTGCTGGTTGAAAAAGACGCTATAATTTATCTTTGTGGTTCTTCTGGGAAAATGCCTACCCAAGTCAGAATTACACTACTGgagattctgaagaagtGGGGCAACTTTGAAACTGATACAGCAGCATGCGATtatttgaagcttttaGAGAAAAATGATAGATACCTGCAAGAAACGTGGTAG
- the ATG11 gene encoding autophagy protein ATG11 (ancestral locus Anc_3.330), translating to MSDNAYLINAITGEKITTDVKYFMSLDEFRDFISQKWNISQEQLLILLPFGNKLKNSAFKECLRTSTLSEAEFYIYDRRLFSIMNEPIDGQPTGSLEKTRAELADRSALLVSDLVNNGTPKEETSLLKPINSPLADADMKVENLTSRVITSLLTTNLGWLSALEIDVHYFRVLIAEYIEQISEILKCLSICEQYLKLYCYDVEKLYNSNVEFLNQLSQNSQSCKWRSCYNDVLTKLKGSEGPLSQYVDLQRLEENEKELKSLDKTVNAKLKKVKTELDSNADFRMKVSGAIQSIQKDYDPEGLKDRLEKTMLEKFEELVEDVRTRSREILDQDLSDSPEAFVEEIRQFLLKVKNETSSRLFTIAQALFAQIERVLERRSALQAKAVLLYGQIAYVQMETIGIKRNLLTECGKDLNRYQEKELQFAQVEDIPLIYGLFLIERYRRECWSFQLFSQTQATAHELKQAKEKEINYQAEWVHNFGNTASLFCSDLGNISEIGNLDALRVIDEFDGQIISEKQLSAVQTALSETLKIIDGYVSQLPHLGVSKNVSEIILQTLSETKNYQSSIFRTQELPEKSAFVKDQVNGYRARIKILESLLHEARFSNPGHWPSGILNPVHVTPFHNNVATVGPKGSPGSSSLIEANNFSNVVKFLEMDNNYQSLQEKVNKLQAALEAKETLLIDAGRKTSDLELEIMAFKESMSHLNQGLARLSEKEEKTLQDARVQRNDFKTQLTNIAEENASLLKELNNMKDELSHKEAQEKAACDRIAELQQLLEEERVHSREKIVLIENDLSAMKTHTEELEKKNEELTIKLQEQDSEKLEKKEKVRIEASAEQANDEVSRTFKELQVYSTDVEHLMFNVFASDVFILENIGLLLSLDDNNGTVIRRVKGLRRVQSQGLLDDSIQIPQAEIVVKSTVYKEVKEIYESLGKTQDIDKHRMLVSKLKVLYANKLYESAVIRRFKDIETLAKKLTKENKKKRSLLDSYQNERVTLRNFQVGDLALFLPTRENKSLNESSISSLNSSFSSVDLSTPPPFDVTSTHPPHASKEKAKKVRKHRPWAAFTAFDNNTRYFLKDDEEFTRGKDWFVGKILTMESFLAEDGNNPYKLTKGSQWFEVTAKIVSCPV from the coding sequence ATGTCTGATAACGCATACTTGATAAACGCCATTACCGGGGAAAAGATAACTACAGATGTGAAGTACTTTATGTCTTTGGATGAATTTAGGGATTTCATTAGTCAGAAATGGAATATATCCCAGGAGCAGCTACTCATTTTACTGCCGTTTGGCAATAAACTGAAGAACTCGGCCTTTAAGGAATGTCTCCGGACCAGTACCTTAAGTGAAGCAGAGTTCTACATATATGATAGGCGGCTATTTTCAATCATGAACGAGCCAATAGACGGACAGCCCACCGGTAGTTTGGAGAAGACTCGTGCTGAGCTGGCGGATCGTAGCGCGCTTCTCGTCAGTGATCTGGTGAACAATGGAACACCCAAGGAGGAAACATCACTACTGAAACCGATAAATTCACCTCTAGCAGACGCTGATATGAAGGTTGAAAATCTCACAAGTCGAGTGATAACAAGTCTCTTAACTACGAATCTCGGATGGCTAAGCGCTTTAGAGATTGACGTGCATTATTTTAGGGTATTGATCGCAGAGTACATCGAACAGATATCTGAGATTCTGAAATGTCTATCTATCTGCGAACAGTACCTGAAGCTTTATTGCTATGATGTGGAAAAGCTGTACAATTCAAATGTCGAATTTCTCAACCAACTGTCACAAAATAGTCAGTCCTGCAAATGGAGGTCCTGTTATAACGATGTTCTAACTAAGCTCAAGGGCAGTGAAGGGCCGCTGAGCCAGTACGTTGATTTGCAACGACTGGAAGAGAACGAAAAGGAACTCAAGTCACTCGATAAGACCGTCAACgccaagttgaagaaagtaAAGACGGAACTGGACTCGAACGCAGATTTTCGAATGAAAGTTTCTGGTGCGATTCAGTCGATTCAAAAAGATTACGACCCTGAGGGCTTGAAAGATAGATTGGAAAAGACAATGCTCGAAAAGTTTGAGGAATTGGTAGAGGATGTGAGGACTCGCAGCCGTGAAATCcttgatcaagatctttCTGACTCACCTGAAGCGTTTGTGGAGGAAATACGTCAGTTTTTACTGAAGGTAAAAAACGAGACCAGTAGCAGACTGTTTACTATTGCCCAAGCGTTGTTTGCCCAGATTGAACGCGTTCTCGAGCGCAGGTCGGCGCTTCAGGCAAAGGCTGTTTTACTATATGGCCAAATTGCATACGTTCAAATGGAGACTATCGGCATCAAAAGAAATCTTCTCACAGAATGTGGTAAAGATCTGAACCGATATCaggagaaggagctgcaaTTCGCACAAGTCGAAGATATTCCACTGATTTACGGtcttttcctcatcgaACGATATCGTCGCGAATGCTGGTCTTTTCAGTTATTCTCGCAAACTCAAGCTACAGCTCATGAATTAAAGCAAGCTAAAGAAAAGGAAATAAATTATCAGGCGGAGTGGGTTCATAACTTTGGTAATACTGCATCGCTATTCTGTTCTGATCTCGGTAATATTTCAGAAATTGGAAACCTTGATGCCTTAAGAGTCATTGACGAATTTGATGGACAAATCATATCTGAAAAACAACTTTCTGCTGTGCAGACAGCCTTGAGCGAAACACTTAAAATAATTGATGGTTACGTCAGTCAACTCCCGCATTTGGGAGTCAGCAAAAATGTGTCCGAAATAATCTTACAGACCTTGTCGGAGACCAAGAATTACCAGTCGTCAATATTTCGCACCCAAGAATTGCCTGAAAAATCGGCGTTCGTGAAAGATCAAGTTAACGGCTATCGTGCTAGGATAAAAATACTGGAATCCTTGTTACACGAAGCAAGATTCTCGAACCCAGGTCACTGGCCCTCTGGAATTCTGAATCCAGTTCATGTGACACCTTTTCATAATAACGTTGCTACAGTGGGACCAAAAGGCTCCCCCGGTTCTTCGTCGCTGATAGAAGCCAATAATTTCTCAAATGTAgtgaagttcttggaaaTGGACAACAACTACCAGAGTCTACAAGAGAAGGTTAACAAGCTTCAGGCTGCATTGGAAGCCAAAGAGACCCTTCTGATAGATGCAGGGAGAAAAACCAGTGACCTAGAGCTGGAGATTATGGCCTTTAAAGAATCGATGAGTCACTTGAACCAAGGGCTTGCAAGACTgtctgagaaggaagaaaagacgCTACAGGACGCCAGGGTGCAGAGGAACGATTTCAAAACTCAGCTTACGAATATTGCAGAGGAGAATGCATCCCTATTGAAAGAGCTAAATAATATGAAAGATGAGCTCAGCCACAAGGAAGCTCAGGAGAAGGCAGCCTGCGATCGAATTGCAGAATTGCAGcaattgcttgaagaagaaagagtaCATTCACGAGAAAAAATTGTCTTAATTGAGAATGATCTGAGCGCTATGAAAACTCATActgaagagctcgagaagaaaaacgaAGAGCTGACGATTAAATTACAAGAGCAGGactctgaaaaattagaaaagaaggaaaaagtAAGGATAGAGGCTTCCGCCGAGCAGGCTAACGATGAGGTCTCTAGAACTTTTAAAGAACTTCAGGTCTATAGCACAGACGTGGAACATTTAATGTTCAATGTTTTCGCATCAGATGTGTTCATATTGGAGAATATTGGCTTACTTCTTTCTCTCGATGATAACAATGGAACTGTTATACGACGGGTGAAAGGTTTACGCAGAGTACAAAGTCAGGGCCTTTTAGATGATAGCATCCAGATACCCCAAGCTGAAATTGTTGTTAAAAGTACGGTGTACAAAGAAGTTAAAGAGATCTATGAAAGCTTGGGAAAAACGCAAGACATAGACAAGCACAGAATGTTAGTCTCCAAATTAAAAGTGCTGTATGCTAATAAGCTGTATGAATCAGCGGTTATACGACGATTCAAAGACATCGAAACATTGGCGAAAAAACTGACGAAagagaacaagaagaaacGTTCATTGCTTGATTCTTATCAGAATGAAAGGGTTACTCTGAGAAACTTCCAGGTTGGCGATCTCGCTTTGTTTTTGCCCACGAGGGAGAATAAGTCACTCAATGAATCCTCTATTTCATCACTTAATTCTTCATTCTCGTCTGTCGACCTTTCGACTCCACCCCCATTCGACGTAACTTCGACTCATCCTCCTCACGCCAGTAAAGAAAAGGCTAAGAAGGTTCGCAAGCATCGTCCATGGGCAGCTTTCACTGCCTTCGACAACAACACTAGAtattttttgaaagatgatgaagagtttaCCAGGGGGAAGGACTGGTTTGTTGGAAAAATACTTACTATGGAAAGCTTTCTCGCGGAAGATGGTAACAATCCCTATAAACTTACCAAGGGTTCGCAATGGTTCGAAGTAACTGCCAAGATTGTCTCATGCCCAGTATAG
- the MAK3 gene encoding peptide alpha-N-acetyltransferase MAK3 (ancestral locus Anc_3.331): protein MIVYEPLVKNLSHFQSLKKLIDADLSEPYSVYVYRYFLNRWPELTFLAFDSDSQTCDEPIGCVICKSELHRGRRMRGYIGMLAVQSDYRGRGIAKTLVKKAIEKMQRDGCDEIMLETEVENVAALNLYENMGFIRMKRMFRYYLNEGDAFKLILPLTQRSCIRSTFLDDVNGGDLL from the coding sequence ATGATCGTTTACGAACCGCTGGTGAAGAACCTTTCGCATTTccaaagcttgaagaaactcaTCGATGCTGACCTTTCTGAGCCGTATTCCGTTTACGTCTACCGATATTTTTTGAACCGATGGCCTGAACTGACCTTTCTGGCGTTTGATAGCGACAGCCAAACGTGTGATGAGCCCATTGGGTGTGTGATATGTAAGAGCGAACTTCACCGCGGTCGCCGAATGAGAGGTTATATTGGTATGCTTGCGGTCCAAAGCGATTACCGTGGTCGTGGCATCGCAAAGACTTTGGTCAAGAAAGCTATTGAGAAAATGCAACGAGATGGGTGCGATGAGATCATGCTGGAAACGGAAGTGGAAAATGTAGCGGCTTTGAACCTTTACGAGAATATGGGATTCATTAGAATGAAGCGAATGTTCAGATATTACTTGAACGAGGGCGATGCTTTCAAGCTTATTCTACCTCTGACTCAACGGAGTTGTATAAGATCGACGTTCTTAGATGACGTGAATGGCGGTGATCTCTTGTAA
- the POL30 gene encoding proliferating cell nuclear antigen (ancestral locus Anc_3.332) has product MLEAKFEEASLFKRIIDGFKDCVQLVNFQCKEDGIIAQAVDDSRVLLVSLEIGIEAFQSYRCDHPVTLGIDLTSLSKILRCGNNSDNLTLIADDTPDSVLLLFEDTKKDRIAEYSLKLMDIDAEFLKIEDLAYDCSLKMPSPEFSKIVRDLSQLSDSINIMITKETIKFVADGDIGSGSVILKPFVNMDKPEDSIKLEMEQPVDLTFGSKYLLDIVKGSALSDNVGVRLSSEAPALFQFDLKSGYLQFFLAPKFNDEE; this is encoded by the coding sequence ATGTTGGAAGCtaaatttgaagaagcatcTCTGTTCAAGAGGATCATTGACGGCTTCAAAGATTGTGTTCAGTTAGTCAACTTTCAATGTAAGGAAGACGGTATCATAGCTCAAGCTGTGGACGATTCTCGTGTGCTATTGGTCTCTCTGGAGATCGGCATCGAAGCGTTCCAGAGCTACAGATGCGACCATCCTGTGACTTTGGGTATTGATCTTACCTCTCTGAGTAAGATTTTGCGTTGCGGGAACAACTCGGATAATTTGACATTAATTGCAGATGACACACCAGACTCCGTTTTACTGCTCTTTGAGGACACGAAGAAAGATCGTATAGCTGAGTACTCTTTGAAACTGATGGATATCGATGCGGAATTCCTAAAAATCGAGGACTTGGCATACGACtgttctttgaagatgccaTCGCCAGAGTTCTCCAAGATTGTACGCGACCTGAGCCAGTTGAGTGATTCTATCAATATTATGATCACCAAGGAGACCATCAAGTTTGTTGCAGACGGTGATATTGGATCCGGCTCCGTGATTTTGAAACCTTTTGTCAACATGGATAAGCCGGAGGATAGCATCAAACTGGAGATGGAGCAGCCTGTAGATTTGACTTTCGGCTCGAAATACTTACTCGATATCGTGAAAGGCTCCGCTCTGTCAGATAACGTCGGCGTTAGACTCTCCAGCGAAGCTCCGGCCCTTTTCCAATTCGACCTGAAGAGCGGCTACCTACAATTCTTCCTGGCTCCCAAATTTAATGACGAAGAGTAA
- the APP1 gene encoding phosphatidate phosphatase APP1 (ancestral locus Anc_2.193): MYGHSINSTSVESGNEGSAAMNKRQRLFNLVRNTKNSYIQGWTSNLSQRTAGSDENQAYSNLPLDMEILFYPTYTTKIKNGYETIVRLAVCAPGNPAGRRNRFLLSLCKQFLKPMNSEDYDSGLASKFDSLNRDDQSSLGQTTSSSNSSVSSVSSRSRPGQDEIEVLKSRISGFMLRKVPNLPIIVDLLPQQKDAQYETAFANTDNLGNLSLRMVSSFLPRELRITLDTPSDFPKVITQQFPCDYIEPTGYGVISDIDDTIKHTGVTGDKRSMFRSVFLNDIDSWLISEVSRWYNALKEIFEADFFYVSNSPVQTYPALKEYVTRHFPKGPLFLKQYSGNLLASIMTSSSNRKIGAITQIFNDFPHKKFILIGDSGELDFETYVSVSLQYPEQVTAIYIRCCKDSMSDLGLREAEVMQELNDIINEEYLMTPAVQETGNSDSRRSGPPVPSRKPKLTPEQEREIFESRQISQAAPALPPRPTNAQDSDTLFYYTPSTQNDYGTYSSFFDKRGDNWRNRVKSGVRKLKDLQKETAIRVMFFKDPELPLEDYVRHVKHE; this comes from the coding sequence ATGTATGGGCACAGCATCAATTCTACATCTGTTGAAAGTGGTAATGAGGGCTCCGCCGCGATGAACAAGAGGCAGCGACTTTTCAACCTGGTCAGAAACACCAAAAACAGCTACATACAGGGCTGGACTTCAAACCTTTCCCAAAGAACGGCAGGCAGCGACGAGAACCAAGCTTATTCTAATTTGCCACTAGATATGGAGATTCTGTTTTATCCAACTTATACGACAAAAATAAAGAACGGGTATGAAACGATTGTTAGGCTGGCTGTATGTGCTCCAGGGAACCCAGCTGGTCGCCGAAATAGGtttttgctttctttgtGTAAGCAGTTTTTGAAACCAATGAATTCGGAGGACTATGATAGTGGATTAGCGTCGAAATTCGATTCTCTGAATCGTGATGATCAGTCAAGTCTGGGTCAGACCACCAGCAGTTCAAATTCGAGTGTGAGTAGTGTCTCCTCTCGAAGCAGGCCTGGGCAAGACGAGATAGAGGTATTGAAAAGCAGAATATCCGGATTCATGCTACGAAAAGTTCCAAATCTACCGATAATTGTAGATCTGTTACCTCAGCAGAAAGACGCGCAATATGAAACTGCTTTTGCCAACACAGATAATTTGGGCAATTTGTCGCTTCGGATGGTCTCCAGCTTCTTACCCAGAGAGTTGCGAATTACTTTAGATACTCCCAGCgattttccaaaagtcATAACACAGCAGTTTCCATGTGATTATATCGAACCTACTGGGTACGGAGTGATCAGTGATATTGATGATACTATCAAGCACACTGGCGTCACTGGCGATAAGAGATCTATGTTTCGGAGCGTGTTTCTTAACGACATTGATTCATGGCTGATCAGCGAGGTTTCCCGATGGTATaacgctttgaaagaaatctTTGAGGCAGATTTTTTCTATGTATCGAATTCACCGGTTCAGACATATCCAGCTCTGAAAGAGTACGTTACTCGACATTTTCCCAAAGGTCCTTTATTTCTTAAGCAGTATTCGGGAAACCTGCTTGCAAGTATAATGACCTCAAGTTCCAACAGAAAGATTGGCGCTATTACTCAAATTTTCAACGATTTCCCGCATAAAAAGTTCATACTGATTGGAGACTCAGGAGAATTAGATTTCGAAACATATGTGTCTGTCAGCCTTCAGTATCCTGAACAGGTGACCGCGATTTATATCCGATGTTGCAAAGACTCCATGAGTGACCTGGGTTTGAGAGAAGCAGAGGTTATGCAAGAACTGAATGACATCATAAATGAAGAATATCTAATGACACCAGCCGTACAGGAAACTGGGAATAGTGACAGTCGAAGATCTGGACCACCTGTGCCGTCTCGGAAACCAAAGTTGACGCCCGAGCAAGAAAGGGAAATTTTTGAGTCTCGTCAAATTTCGCAGGCGGCGCCGGCCTTACCGCCAAGACCTACCAACGCTCAAGATTCTGATACACTATTTTATTATACCCCATCAACGCAGAACGATTATGGTACCTACAGCTCATTTTTTGACAAGCGGGGAGACAATTGGAGAAACAGAGTGAAAAGTGGTGTCagaaagctgaaagatttgCAGAAAGAAACGGCCATAAGGGTaatgttcttcaaggatcCTGAACTACCCTTGGAGGATTATGTAAGGCATGTTAAGCATGAGTAA
- the MSF1 gene encoding phenylalanine--tRNA ligase (ancestral locus Anc_3.328), translating into MAMNRALTVRLCGTFRLYSQAARTVEINGQKYVADSSYTNVTPSIIGLTDRALHLKESHPVGILREAIEKKLNSTDSAFTVYNQFKPVVTRFENFDSLGFPADHPGRSKSDTYYVNENYLLRTHTSAHEMECFNKIKSGKSERPGFLISADVYRRDEIDRTHYPVFHQMEGCRVWKREPSNAPGQEPAHITRLRAELANLEEQLLNQATKVVVEDDTCLEDNPKQEYMTDIEVDLCSRHLKRSIELVMTEVFQRKIESMKKAENDTSEIPSELKVRWIKAYFPWTAPSWEIEVWWQGDWLELCGCGLVREEVLQRAGFEPESTISWAFGLGLDRIAMLLFEIPDIRLFWTKDNRFHDQFQKEVISTFKPYSKYPGTLRDVAFWLTKDKQLHTIHENDVMEIVRNVAGDLIESVKLVDQFEHPKTGRTSLCYRINYQSMDRNITNSEINKLQEQVRSQLAETYGVELR; encoded by the coding sequence ATGGCGATGAACAGAGCGCTGACTGTGAGATTGTGTGGTACTTTCCGCCTCTATTCACAAGCTGCTAGAACTGTCGAGATTAATGGTCAAAAATACGTTGCTGATAGCAGTTATACCAACGTGACGCCATCAATAATAGGATTGACCGATCGAGCGTTGCATCTGAAGGAATCTCATCCCGTCGGCATCCTGCGGGAGGCcattgagaagaaattAAACTCGACGGACTCAGCTTTTACAGTTTACAATCAATTCAAGCCCGTGGTTACAAGATTTGAGAACTTTGACTCGCTGGGCTTCCCAGCAGATCACCCAGGAAGGTCGAAGTCAGATACGTATTACGTTAACGAAAACTATCTGTTGCGTACGCATACTTCGGCGCATGAAATGGAGTGCTTTAATAAGATTAAGAGTGGGAAAAGTGAAAGGCCAGGATTCTTGATCTCCGCGGACGTGTACAGAAGGGATGAAATTGATAGAACGCATTATCCTGTTTTCCATCAAATGGAAGGCTGTCGTGTTTGGAAGCGAGAACCCAGCAACGCTCCCGGACAGGAGCCAGCTCATATTACTCGACTTCGTGCTGAACTGGCCAATTTAGAGGAGCAGTTGTTGAATCAAGCGACCAAAGTTGTGGTAGAGGATGACACTTGTTTGGAAGATAATCCTAAACAAGAATATATGACAGATATCGAGGTCGATTTATGTTCAAGACAcctgaaaagatcaattgaatTGGTCATGACCGAAGTATTCCAAAGAAAGATTGAAAGCATGAAAAAGGCAGAGAATGATACGAGCGAAATCCCTAGCGAGCTAAAAGTACGGTGGATTAAGGCTTATTTCCCGTGGACAGCACCATCGTGGGAGATAGAAGTTTGGTGGCAAGGCGACTGGTTGGAGCTATGCGGATGCGGGCTGGTGCGCGAAGAAGTTCTGCAAAGGGCAGGCTTCGAGCCCGAGTCGACCATATCCTGGGCATTCGGCCTCGGCTTGGATCGCATTGCGATGCTTCTTTTCGAGATTCCAGACATCAGGTTATTTTGGACAAAAGACAATCGGTTTCACGATCAATTCCAAAAAGAGGTGATAAGTACTTTCAAGCCATATTCAAAATACCCCGGCACGCTGAGAGACGTAGCATTCTGGCTCACTAAGGACAAGCAATTGCACACCATTCATGAAAATGATGTGATGGAGATTGTGCGGAACGTAGCTGGCGATCTCATTGAGAGTGTCAAGCTGGTCGACCAGTTTGAGCATCCTAAGACGGGCAGGACATCCCTATGCTATCGGATAAATTATCAGTCAATGGACAGAAATATCACCAACAGCGAGATTaacaagcttcaagaacaagttCGCAGCCAATTGGCAGAAACATACGGCGTTGAACTAAGGTAA